The segment TCACTCGTTCCCCCCAAAGTCACTTTAGCCGACTCTTTCAACCAAAAGAAACCTGCACTGCTTGTGTTCTACACAGACGACAGCAGCGACTGCAAACAATACACCAACATCGTTTCTCAAACTCAAGCCTTCTATGGGCGCGTCATCGACATTCTCCCAATTCGAGTCGATTCGCTCCCCATCAAAGCCAAATTTGATCCCAAAGAACCAGGCTACTACTACAAAGGCTTCGTTCCTCAAACTGTCTTATTTGACCAAAACGGAAAAGTGCGCCTCAACGAAATTGGCTCGATTCCTTACGAAAAAATCGATGACGAATTTCGCAAAGTCTTTGATTTGCTACCTCGATCAGAATCGGTCATTCTCAAACGTCGCCCAGTCAACGAAATCAATTCCGAACTCGTTCCTCAATCAAAATCTTAAGAATCAGATCAGAAAAGCCCACGGCTCTAGATTTACTCGGTACTATGACGGATAGGACACCTAGCCCCTTTGCCTGAGATGCCCCAAATCTATAGCACTGAGGAACTAATCCAAATCCTGTCACGAGAGCGGCACGCCTGCATGAATGGGCAACGCCTCAATCTTGCGGCAATGCCCTCTGGCATTAATCCCCTGCTTGATCGCTTCGTCAACTCGGACGGAATTCAGCGATTTACTGCCTACCGAGACTTCCGCACAGCAATTCATCATTACCAGATCGAGCATCAGGTTTCAGGCATTGTCTGGTCATCTATGACAATTAATGGAAGAACCTGCACCTGTCCCAAAATTCATGAACACTTAATCAGTCTGCCTTCTGATCTGGCAATTCTCAGAGCCGAGAAACTGAAAATTGTTCAGTTCTGGCAAGATATCACCACTGAATTAGATCTCTATCTCAGTATGAACAGCGGTAAACTGTACCAGCTGATTGCTCAAGAAGATATCGATCGCATTTTGCACCGCTCAGAATGGGCTGTCCTTAGCCAGCAAGGAAAAGACGAAACTCTAGAACTGATCTTGCAACTCGGCTGGGGCAAACCCGAAGAAGCTGTCTACCGTCGTGGGTTTCCCGAATCTGGCAGTGAGTACATTCATGCTGTGCAACCTGGCTATGTTCCAATCGGATAGCACGCTATTTTCGATGCAAAAGATTTCTGTTGAAATTAGACTAGAATAATAAACACTTCAGAGCATGATTTTCCAACGTTTTATGTAGGGTATAGTCTATCTTTTAACCCTGCATAAATGAGTTCTGTTTTTCAATAATAAGTAGCATTTTATACATCTAGGTGCATCAATTGAGTTCCTAATTTAGTGAAAGAATGTGCTTGTGAAATCATCACTTTCAACCCAGGCAGGTGAGCAAAAAATGGTGGGTGAAAAGATCGCCATTATTGAAGATGAAGGCATCGTTGCGCTAAATCTTTGCTCACGCCTAGAAGCTGCAGATTATGCGGTTACAGGTATCGCGAACTCTGCAAAATCTGCTTTGGCTCTTGTTGCAAATACAGCACCTGATCTCGTTTTGATGGATATTGGACTGAAAGGTCAGCAAACGGGGATTGAAGTTGCCCAAACCATCCACGATCGCTGGAAAATCCCGGTCGTATTTCTCACCGGGTATACCGATGCAAGTACTTTGAATTCAGCCCAACAAGCTGAGCCTTTTGGCTTTTTATTAAAGCCGATCGAGCCGAGTGAACTGTATAGCGCGATCGCAATTGCCCTGCAACGTCACCAAGACCAACAACAACTCGAGCGCCTCGTCCAGGAACGCACTTGTGAATTAGCCTTAGTCAACGCGCGGCTTCAGATTGAAATCGAAGAGCGTGAACGATCGGCTACGGAAGTTACACAAGCTTTAGACGAACTGAAAGAGCTGAAATCTCGGTTTATCACAACGACTTCGCACGAATTTCGGACTCCATTGGCGATCGTACTGACCTCTGCCGAACTTTTAGAACGACTAGGAACAGACTGTTCCGAAGAACGTCGATCTCGCTATTTCCAAAAAATCCGCGAAGCCGTTCGATCAATGACAACGATTCTCACCAATGCGCTTACGTTCCGAAAAACAGAGGCTGAAGGCATCGAATTGCAGCTGCATACATTTGACCTACATCGATTTTGCAGCAGCTTACTGTCAGATATTCAAGGCGAAATCGAATTGAACTATGTTGGCAATTGCACTCAGGTCATGCTTGATCCAGAATTGCTGACCTTAATTTTGCATCATCTTTTGAGCAATGCCCTCAAATTTTCTCCTGCACACCAACCGATCAACTTAAAAGTGCAATGCTCTGGCGATCACGTTGTGTTGACAGTCAGCGATCAAGGTGCGGGCATTCCAGAACAAGATTTACCCTTAATTTTCGAGCCATTTCACCGTGCGAAAAACGTAGATACAATCGCAGGTGGTGGCTTAGGATTATCGATCGTCAAACAATGTGTCGAATTACAGGGCGGTACGATCGAGATCAAAAGTAAAGTGGGACAGGGCACAACCGTGCAGGTTCAACTTCCACTCACCTAGCCGTTTAGTAAATCTCAAATCCAAGGGCAAATTCTTCTGGCTTGTCCGAAATAATTTCGATCGTATATTCGCCATCCATGGGCAAACGTCCCTGCCAATTCTGCGACTCAGTCGAACTGCCGCCAATGCGCTGCCCATTTGGTGCAAGAACTGTTAGGAGCGATTTCCCTTTCAGAACGCGTACTGCCATCACTTGGCGACCAGATGCTTTTAACAAATATTTGCGACTTTGATTAGGCTGAAGCTTTCCAGTGACTACTGTCTGCGTCTTGTTGCGTGGGAATCGAACATGCTGAATATTTGAATCGATAAATTGCGAAATGGGCGTGATTGCCACATCTAGCGAATATGAGCCTACTCCTGTTACCTGAATCGTATACCGATCGTTCTTTGGCAACTGACCTGTCCAATTCCGAGTCTGATGAGACGAACTATCAATTGCCTGCCCATTCGATTGCAGCAAATTCATCAACACCCCTGTTCCTTCAACCGTCACAGTCATAATCTGCCCCTGTGCAGCTTCAACAGTATAGGGTTGAGAGGTTTGCTCCAGTAAGTTTCCTTGCAGCACAGCCGAAATTTCTCCCGCTGGGATGACAATCCGCTGCGGCTCTCCATTACTCACAGTTCCGGAATTCCGAAAAGGAGCAGCTGTCCTGATCTGTTGGGTACTTGGTAAGGGATCTGTGATCCGAAACAGATGCAATCCAATTCCTGTAGAAACCAGTAGGCTGGTTGCGATCGCGGTCGGAACTGCGAATCTGCTCATCGTTGAAGTCTTTCTAGATACTGAAGAACTTCTAGAGAGTCCTGATCTTGACCTACCCGAAGCCTCATCCTCAGTGTTGCTGCTCATCGATAATCGCGTCCTAATTGTCGTCGTGACCTGCTTCAAGCTGGTATCTCTTGCTGCGGGTGCAATCTCTCGTTCAATCAACTGAAGCGGCTGTGACATCGGATTCAGTAGGGTGCTTTTTACCGATTCCTCTATCAAGGGCTGTAGGTCTGCCCATGCTTCGCGTGCAGATTGATAGCGATCGCTCGGATGCAGCGACAGCATTTTCTGAAATATCAATGCCAACTCATCACTGATCTGACTATAAGGCTGCCATTGCCATGCCAACGTCTGGCTATCCAGAAGATTTTGAGGCTCTCGACCTGTCAGGAGTACTAGACAGGTTGCTCCTAACGCATAGAGGTCACTATGTGGAGAAACATTCCCCGTTTGTAGCTGCTCGGGAGGAGCATAACCCACCTTTCCTACCCGAGTAATCGTCGAAATAATCGGCCAATGACTTGCTGCTTCCTTCACTGCGCCAAAATCAATTAATATCGGCAAGCTTTGGTTCGTCGTTGGTGTCACGACAGCCGGAATCACCCTTTCACGCACTTCAGCGGCTCTCAAGATGATGTTTTCCGGAGAAATATCTCGATGAATAATATCTCGATCGTGCAAATAAGCTAGAACAGGCAATAAATGATTCAGCAAATGTAAAATTTCGGCTTGAGAAAATGCTTCTCCGTTCTGCCGTCGAGCCTGCAATAAATCCCGATACGTTTGCCCTTGCACAAAATCTTGAACGAGAAACAGCCGCTGTTCACTCTCAAATGCTGCCCAAAACCGAGGAATTTGCGGGTGCTGAATCTGATAAAGCGTACTTGCCTCACGCTGGAACAGTGCTTTCGCCTTCTCCACTAAGCTGTCATCTTGATATGGAACAGTAAATTCCTTAATAACGCACAGCTCATCAAACCGTTCTTGGTCAACGGCTAAATAGGTTCGTCCAAATCCGCCTTGACCTAAGATTTGCTTGATCAAATACCGTTGCCGGAGCAGCGTTCCTGATGCGATCGAAGATACCATAGTGGGATGCACAACTTTGAAAACAGCGCAAGGGATGACTTGCTGTAATAATTGTTACTCAGACTTCGGTATTATTCCTATGGGGTGAAACCCCTCACCGCGACGGCAAAATTTCAATCGGTTGCCTTCTATCGGGATCACTCCGTTGATAGAGGAAGGCATGAGTTGACCAAATGCATACTTATGTAAAGCATTTCACTGGTGTTTTGGCTTGACTCTCTTAGGAAGTTAAGCGAAACTGACAGATAATCAGAAACCACTCTTATTAGCTGCTAAGTTCTGTAACGTTTTAAAGTGAAATTGCTGGAACTTTGAATAGAAGTAACTTTCGACTTTGTTTGACAAGCCTTCCATTCCCAGACATTTTGCTAAGTACCTTCTAGACATTGGGCAAAGCGCATGGAGACGTTAGAGTTCATCATCTATCCAGACGGTCGGGTGCAAGAGAAAGTAACCGGAATTATTGGGACTTCTTGCGAAGAAGTCACTGCCGCGATCGAAGCTCAGTTGGGTCGAGTTATCGCCCAAGAACGCACCTCTGAATACTTTGCCCAAACGGTTCAGCAATCCGAAACGGTAAAGACCCAAGCAACGTACAGCGATTGGTAAGTTCGTATAGACCCCTTACAATTCGATTCGTAACCATTTGCCATGTCACATTTTAGTCAAATCAAAACTCAAATCCGCAATCTCACTTCCTTACAATCTGCGCTCTCGGATTTAGGAATGGACTGGAAAACCGGTCCTCGAGACGTTCGGGGATATCGCGGTCAGACTCAATCTGCAGAAGTTGTGATCGAACAAAACAACGGTTACGATGTCGGTTTTGCCTGGAACGGTCACGAATATGAGCTGGTTGCCGACCTTCAGTTCTGGAGTTTGGATAACTCCGTCGATCGTTTCTTGAGTAAGGTAACGCAGCGCTACGCTTATCACACAATTGTGAATGAAGGTGCTGACAAAGGCTTCCAGGTTGCCGAGCAGCAAAAGAACGAAGATGGTTCGATTCGTCTAGTTTTACAACGCTGGAGCGCGTAAATGGCTGACTCCTTCCAACTACCCGAAGGTGATAATTCTCTCTCTGGGGTTGACCCCGAACGGTCTGGACTGGAACCCGAGTTGGGTGGGTTTCTTCGTGAGACAGAAGGGCGATCGGGTTTTGAGCCTGAGTTGGGAGGAGTTTTCCGACAAAAGGGTGTGTACGTCGATGAAATTACTTGCATCGGCTGTAAGCATTGTGCTCACGTTGCCCGAAATACTTTCTATATTGAGCCAGACTACGGCCGATCGCGTGTGATTCGCCAAGACGGGGACGCTGAAGAACTCATTCAAGAAGCGATCGAGACCTGCCCTGTCGATTGTATTCACTGGGTCAATTACGCTGAGTTAAAACGACTGGAAGAGGAGCGTAAGTATCAAGTCATTCCAGTTGCAGGTTTCCCAGTTGACCATGCCATGATTGCGGTAAGTCGCCGACACCAGAAATCAAGACTCAAACGTAGGACTCAAGATAGCTGAATTGAAAAAATCTCTTGATCATTAAGTTGAAAGGTTTTTTAATCGTCATTCTTCAGGAGCCAGAGAGTCGGATGCTTCCTCTAACTCAGAGCGATCATTGCTTGCGCCTTGCAGGGTAAAGGGCAGATGCGCGCCTTTCAAGCCGCGTATAATCCGTTCAGGTGTCTCTTCAAAGACGACAAATAGAGGGTATATTTTGTCAGCCCCATCATTCAGGATGTGCTGGTGACGAGGTGGCATCACCCACTCATAATCTTTCTCTAAAATAATCTGTGTCCGTCGCCAACGACTTAACAGATCAGAAAAATCTTCATCGGGTTGATGAATAAAGATAAAGATTTCTTTTCCGGTTTTGATTTTCCACTCTGGATCACACATCAAGATTGCTAATTCACACGGCAAAAGATGAGATTCAAGTGTTGTGATGTTGGTTCCATTGGCTGCCATTGTTGTATGGCGAATTCGCACGATCGGCAATGGAATCGTAAGCACACTCTCCTCTGCCCGTCGCATACTTGGAATCATTTCTAGATAGGCGCGGTGGCATTTTAGAAGCTCGATCGCTTCTGTGGAATGACTATATGTGGCGAGTAATTCTTCGTATTGAACTTTTTGAGCGGACATTGCGACGGCTTTGGGATCAACAATAGATGAACAACAAAGGTCAGATGCGGTGAACTTGTGCCCCGTACATCTGACCCGAATTTGTGAATTAACGGAATGTGATTGCACATTAACCGAGTTTTTCAAAGATGGCAAACATCGGTAAGTACATTGCAACGAGAATACTGCCGACCATGCCGCCCAAAAATAGAATCATAATCGGTTCCATAATGCTTGTTAGGGCTTTCACAGCTTGCTCAACTTCATCCTCGTAAAAATCTGCAACTTTCATCAGCATTTTGTCGATCTCGCCGGTTTCCTCACCAATGCTGATCATTTGAATTGCCATTGCTGGAAAAACTTGCTCTTTTTGTAACGCAATACTGATCATGCCGCCTGTCTGAATTTCTTTGCGGGCTTCATCAATCGCGTTTGCGACAATCTGATTTCCCGAAGTGTCCCGGACAATTTCCAAACAGGTCAAAATTGGAACGCCCGATCGAGTCAATGCCCCAAAAGTCCGACAGAACCTCGCAGTTGCCGTTTTCTGAATGAGATCACCAAATAATGGCATCTTTAAGAAGAAGCGATCCATTGTTTCGCGGCCAACGCGAGTTTTGTAATACTGCTTGTACGCGAAAACCATTGATGGAACAATAATAAAAAGGCTAAACGCTGATGGACTGGTTAGAAAAGCACTGATATCCAGCATGAGTTGAGTAAATGCTGGCAGATCGCCCCCCATTTGTTTAAAGATATTTGCAAAGATTGGGATTAAGAAGATCGTCATTCCCAAGAAAATTAGTGTTGCAAGCACCCCAACTACAACTGGGTAGCTCATCGCTGATTTAATTTGGTTCTGCAGACGGGCAACATCCTCAAGCAGTTTTGCCAAGCGATTGAGCACTTCATCGAGTACTCCACCCGTTTCCCCAGCTTGCACCATACTGACATATAAGCCATCAAAGC is part of the Leptolyngbya boryana PCC 6306 genome and harbors:
- a CDS encoding DUF1257 domain-containing protein; this encodes MSHFSQIKTQIRNLTSLQSALSDLGMDWKTGPRDVRGYRGQTQSAEVVIEQNNGYDVGFAWNGHEYELVADLQFWSLDNSVDRFLSKVTQRYAYHTIVNEGADKGFQVAEQQKNEDGSIRLVLQRWSA
- a CDS encoding thylakoid membrane photosystem I accumulation factor, producing MLNRLVSVFIAVFIVCFTIAQPAWASLTDDRYDGEIFALYAGNGSLVPPKVTLADSFNQKKPALLVFYTDDSSDCKQYTNIVSQTQAFYGRVIDILPIRVDSLPIKAKFDPKEPGYYYKGFVPQTVLFDQNGKVRLNEIGSIPYEKIDDEFRKVFDLLPRSESVILKRRPVNEINSELVPQSKS
- a CDS encoding DUF2997 domain-containing protein, whose protein sequence is METLEFIIYPDGRVQEKVTGIIGTSCEEVTAAIEAQLGRVIAQERTSEYFAQTVQQSETVKTQATYSDW
- a CDS encoding type II secretion system F family protein, giving the protein MPTYVARVRDAKGNAKKEKIIADSLSDARSALREQGLFVQELKENEAFDINKSFANFQTSMVSVTVKDRAVFSRQFAALVNAGVALVRGLGVLADQCTNPKLKKALMEISSDVQQGVNLSEAMRKHPQCFDGLYVSMVQAGETGGVLDEVLNRLAKLLEDVARLQNQIKSAMSYPVVVGVLATLIFLGMTIFLIPIFANIFKQMGGDLPAFTQLMLDISAFLTSPSAFSLFIIVPSMVFAYKQYYKTRVGRETMDRFFLKMPLFGDLIQKTATARFCRTFGALTRSGVPILTCLEIVRDTSGNQIVANAIDEARKEIQTGGMISIALQKEQVFPAMAIQMISIGEETGEIDKMLMKVADFYEDEVEQAVKALTSIMEPIMILFLGGMVGSILVAMYLPMFAIFEKLG
- a CDS encoding serine/threonine-protein kinase, which gives rise to MVSSIASGTLLRQRYLIKQILGQGGFGRTYLAVDQERFDELCVIKEFTVPYQDDSLVEKAKALFQREASTLYQIQHPQIPRFWAAFESEQRLFLVQDFVQGQTYRDLLQARRQNGEAFSQAEILHLLNHLLPVLAYLHDRDIIHRDISPENIILRAAEVRERVIPAVVTPTTNQSLPILIDFGAVKEAASHWPIISTITRVGKVGYAPPEQLQTGNVSPHSDLYALGATCLVLLTGREPQNLLDSQTLAWQWQPYSQISDELALIFQKMLSLHPSDRYQSAREAWADLQPLIEESVKSTLLNPMSQPLQLIEREIAPAARDTSLKQVTTTIRTRLSMSSNTEDEASGRSRSGLSRSSSVSRKTSTMSRFAVPTAIATSLLVSTGIGLHLFRITDPLPSTQQIRTAAPFRNSGTVSNGEPQRIVIPAGEISAVLQGNLLEQTSQPYTVEAAQGQIMTVTVEGTGVLMNLLQSNGQAIDSSSHQTRNWTGQLPKNDRYTIQVTGVGSYSLDVAITPISQFIDSNIQHVRFPRNKTQTVVTGKLQPNQSRKYLLKASGRQVMAVRVLKGKSLLTVLAPNGQRIGGSSTESQNWQGRLPMDGEYTIEIISDKPEEFALGFEIY
- a CDS encoding hybrid sensor histidine kinase/response regulator — protein: MKSSLSTQAGEQKMVGEKIAIIEDEGIVALNLCSRLEAADYAVTGIANSAKSALALVANTAPDLVLMDIGLKGQQTGIEVAQTIHDRWKIPVVFLTGYTDASTLNSAQQAEPFGFLLKPIEPSELYSAIAIALQRHQDQQQLERLVQERTCELALVNARLQIEIEERERSATEVTQALDELKELKSRFITTTSHEFRTPLAIVLTSAELLERLGTDCSEERRSRYFQKIREAVRSMTTILTNALTFRKTEAEGIELQLHTFDLHRFCSSLLSDIQGEIELNYVGNCTQVMLDPELLTLILHHLLSNALKFSPAHQPINLKVQCSGDHVVLTVSDQGAGIPEQDLPLIFEPFHRAKNVDTIAGGGLGLSIVKQCVELQGGTIEIKSKVGQGTTVQVQLPLT
- a CDS encoding ferredoxin, with the translated sequence MADSFQLPEGDNSLSGVDPERSGLEPELGGFLRETEGRSGFEPELGGVFRQKGVYVDEITCIGCKHCAHVARNTFYIEPDYGRSRVIRQDGDAEELIQEAIETCPVDCIHWVNYAELKRLEEERKYQVIPVAGFPVDHAMIAVSRRHQKSRLKRRTQDS